One Myxococcales bacterium genomic region harbors:
- a CDS encoding glutaredoxin, with product MAKRLSEDKVLPNAQKAIDAFHADILAEVEAAVASNDLVVVGMSQNPFVKRARKALKNAGYTFTYLEYGSYLGEWKKRLAIKMWSGWPTFPMVFVKGKLFGGAVDLEKAIADGSFKTLVEG from the coding sequence ATGGCAAAGCGGCTCTCCGAAGACAAAGTCCTCCCCAACGCGCAGAAGGCCATCGACGCCTTCCACGCCGACATCCTCGCCGAGGTCGAAGCGGCCGTCGCGTCGAACGACCTCGTGGTCGTGGGCATGTCGCAGAACCCGTTCGTGAAGCGCGCGCGCAAGGCCCTCAAGAATGCAGGATACACGTTCACGTACCTCGAGTACGGGAGCTACCTCGGCGAGTGGAAGAAGCGCCTCGCGATCAAGATGTGGTCGGGCTGGCCCACCTTCCCGATGGTGTTCGTGAAGGGCAAGCTGTTCGGCGGCGCGGTCGATCTCGAGAAGGCGATCGCGGACGGCTCGTTCAAGACGCTCGTCGAAGGCTGA